One window of Botrimarina mediterranea genomic DNA carries:
- a CDS encoding SLC13 family permease yields the protein MRNWTLWFGPLAAAAMGVFVKSQGLPAEAAWTAGVALLCAVWWVSQPIPIPVTSLVPIAVLPTVGVLSAKEVGEAYGDPMVLLFLGGFILSMAMERSGAHRRLAIGMIRLCALGPKALWARPTADAPAPVISGRRMVMGFMLAAGVVSMGVSNSATTLMLLPIAIAALEGVTDRRVRNALLLSIAYGASIGGVATPIGSPPNLIAMQVYSDTTGDHLTFTQWMSFGLPIAAVMMPIAAFWLSRGQGRPLANDLPDPGPWRAAERRTLAVFAVTAVLWITRQEPLGGWSGLLGLEGANDACVGLLAAIALFLIPSGEPTLEGDQPAPKLLDWAAASKLPWGMLLLFSGGLVLAKAFTASGLSGAVGESLNVLAALPTPLLVAAICLMVTFLTEITSNTATTAMLMPLLAAMSQSTGIEPKLLMFPAAVSASFAFMLPVATPPNAAVYGAGVETRDMAREGLALNLVGAVVITGLTLLLER from the coding sequence ATGCGTAACTGGACTCTCTGGTTCGGCCCGCTCGCCGCTGCGGCGATGGGCGTTTTCGTGAAGTCGCAGGGCCTGCCGGCGGAGGCGGCTTGGACCGCCGGGGTTGCCCTGTTGTGCGCGGTCTGGTGGGTGTCTCAGCCGATCCCGATCCCCGTGACATCGCTCGTGCCGATTGCGGTGCTGCCGACGGTTGGCGTCCTCTCGGCGAAGGAAGTGGGCGAAGCGTACGGCGATCCGATGGTGCTGCTGTTCCTAGGCGGCTTCATCCTCTCGATGGCGATGGAGCGTAGCGGCGCGCACCGGCGCCTAGCGATCGGCATGATCCGGCTCTGCGCACTGGGGCCAAAGGCGTTGTGGGCGCGACCAACAGCCGACGCACCGGCGCCCGTCATCAGCGGCAGGCGGATGGTGATGGGCTTCATGCTCGCCGCGGGGGTCGTCAGCATGGGGGTTTCTAACTCGGCGACGACGTTGATGCTTCTGCCGATCGCGATCGCGGCGTTGGAGGGCGTCACCGACCGGCGTGTTCGCAACGCGTTGCTGCTGAGCATCGCGTATGGCGCGAGCATCGGCGGCGTCGCTACGCCGATCGGTTCGCCGCCGAACCTGATCGCGATGCAGGTTTACAGCGACACCACCGGAGATCACCTCACCTTCACACAGTGGATGTCGTTCGGCCTGCCGATCGCTGCGGTCATGATGCCAATCGCGGCGTTCTGGCTGTCGCGGGGGCAGGGGCGGCCGCTGGCGAACGACTTGCCCGACCCCGGCCCCTGGCGAGCCGCGGAGCGTCGGACGCTTGCCGTCTTTGCGGTTACCGCGGTGCTGTGGATCACCAGGCAAGAGCCGCTGGGCGGCTGGAGCGGCTTGTTGGGGCTCGAAGGCGCGAACGATGCGTGCGTCGGTCTGTTGGCGGCGATCGCGCTGTTCTTGATACCCTCGGGCGAACCTACGCTCGAGGGAGATCAGCCGGCGCCGAAGCTGCTCGACTGGGCGGCCGCTTCGAAGCTGCCCTGGGGCATGCTGCTACTCTTCAGCGGTGGGCTCGTGCTAGCGAAGGCGTTCACGGCGTCGGGGCTCAGCGGCGCCGTTGGCGAGTCGCTCAACGTCCTGGCGGCGTTACCGACGCCGCTGCTGGTGGCCGCCATTTGCCTGATGGTGACGTTCCTCACGGAGATCACCAGCAACACGGCCACGACGGCGATGCTAATGCCGCTCTTGGCCGCGATGTCACAATCGACAGGCATCGAGCCGAAGCTGCTGATGTTCCCGGCAGCGGTGAGCGCGAGTTTCGCGTTCATGCTTCCCGTGGCGACCCCCCCGAACGCGGCGGTCTACGGCGCCGGCGTCGAGACCCGGGACATGGCCCGCGAAGGGCTGGCGCTGAACCTCGTCGGCGCGGTGGTCATCACGGGGCTGACGCTGCTGCTGGAAAGATAG
- a CDS encoding bifunctional nuclease family protein: MPVAMELSRIIISEINDQQVVYLKEVDGPRTFPILIGYFEASSIDRHVRHVETTRPLTHDLLVAVIEELGGDLQDVVITELRDHVYYARLRVRQEGELLEIDARPSDAIAVAMTCDPPLPIFVSEDVLNDVMREQQGE; encoded by the coding sequence ATGCCGGTCGCTATGGAGCTGTCGCGGATCATCATCTCGGAGATCAACGACCAGCAGGTCGTCTACCTCAAGGAAGTCGATGGGCCGCGGACCTTCCCGATCTTGATCGGCTACTTCGAGGCCAGCAGCATCGACCGCCACGTCCGCCATGTCGAGACGACGCGACCGTTGACGCACGACCTGCTCGTGGCGGTGATCGAGGAGCTCGGCGGTGATCTGCAGGACGTCGTGATCACCGAGCTACGCGACCACGTCTACTACGCGCGTTTGCGCGTGCGGCAAGAAGGCGAACTCTTGGAGATCGACGCCCGCCCGAGCGACGCGATCGCCGTAGCAATGACCTGCGACCCGCCGCTGCCGATCTTTGTGAGTGAAGACGTCTTGAATGACGTGATGCGTGAGCAGCAGGGGGAGTGA
- a CDS encoding zinc-dependent alcohol dehydrogenase family protein: MQAVLYHAFGAMPELATVADPAPADDGVVIRVEATGLCRSDWHGWRGHDPDIRTLPHVPGHELAGVVVEVGKDVRKWRGGERVTVPFVGGCGKCDTCARGDQHVCPQQFQPGFSGWGSYAELVMVRYADENLLALPEGMTSIVAASLGCRLATAYRAVAIQAAPKPGDWVAVHGCGGVGLSAVMTAAALGARPIAVDIRPEPLELAKEFGAVATIDASRTPDVAAAIVDLTHGGADSSLDALGSRATFANSLACLRRRGRHVQVGLLVGDDADPRVAMGRVLGWELEIVGSHGLQAHLYAPLFDLVSKGKIDPLRLVDRTIPLAEAPAALAALGDYRGAGMTIVDLEATPPLTDSFDTLLLPN; the protein is encoded by the coding sequence ATGCAAGCCGTTCTTTATCATGCTTTTGGGGCGATGCCCGAGTTGGCGACGGTTGCTGATCCGGCGCCGGCGGATGACGGCGTGGTGATACGCGTTGAGGCTACCGGGCTTTGTCGCAGCGACTGGCACGGGTGGCGCGGGCATGATCCGGATATCCGCACGTTGCCGCACGTGCCGGGGCATGAGCTGGCGGGCGTCGTCGTTGAGGTCGGCAAGGACGTCCGCAAGTGGCGTGGCGGCGAGCGCGTCACCGTGCCGTTCGTCGGCGGCTGCGGCAAGTGCGATACCTGCGCGCGGGGCGATCAGCACGTTTGTCCGCAGCAGTTTCAGCCCGGTTTCTCCGGCTGGGGGTCGTACGCCGAGCTCGTGATGGTGCGCTACGCCGACGAGAACCTGCTGGCGCTGCCCGAGGGGATGACGAGCATTGTTGCGGCGAGCCTCGGTTGCCGATTGGCGACGGCGTACCGTGCCGTCGCGATCCAGGCGGCGCCGAAGCCGGGCGACTGGGTTGCGGTGCACGGGTGCGGCGGCGTTGGCTTGTCGGCCGTGATGACGGCCGCGGCGCTCGGCGCTCGGCCAATCGCCGTTGATATTCGTCCCGAGCCCTTGGAGCTCGCCAAAGAGTTCGGCGCGGTGGCGACGATCGATGCGTCGAGAACGCCCGACGTGGCGGCGGCGATTGTCGATCTGACGCATGGCGGCGCCGACTCGTCGCTTGATGCGCTCGGCAGCCGGGCGACGTTCGCCAACTCGCTGGCGTGCCTCCGCCGCCGCGGACGCCATGTGCAGGTGGGGTTGCTCGTGGGGGATGACGCCGACCCCCGCGTTGCGATGGGGCGTGTGCTCGGCTGGGAACTCGAGATCGTCGGCAGCCACGGCCTACAGGCCCATCTGTACGCGCCGCTCTTCGACCTCGTGTCAAAGGGCAAGATCGACCCGCTGCGGCTGGTGGACCGGACAATCCCCCTCGCCGAAGCCCCCGCGGCCTTGGCGGCGCTGGGCGACTATCGCGGGGCGGGGATGACGATTGTTGATCTAGAGGCGACGCCTCCGCTCACGGACAGCTTCGACACGCTCCTGCTACCGAACTAG
- a CDS encoding DUF1559 domain-containing protein produces MIAYRVTYRSTMIELMSRRSRAVRAFTLVELLVVVAIIGMLVGLLIPAVQAAREAARLGQCQSHLRNIGLATLQLHDATRAFPPARLRSRVDYDGNACETNQPSWLARILPYVEEGAAAADWNLYGSFNSHEARLRDHAPPIYVCPSRRSIDQAVVDTGEYEQEYTYPCGCSFTETVKLVGGVTGDYAANHGDFTGGSYGDIYSYWLGGNGTGVIISSRPLCRDGLPSGWLDKVRMKDLVDGVSHTALAGEMHIPQGRLAQPPENGPLYNGRDLPAFARIGGPSIGIARGPNDETIREVIGFGSWHQGVCPFVMADGSVRVVANEIDTQTLGSMCRRNDEYELDLTESPYF; encoded by the coding sequence ATGATTGCCTACCGAGTCACCTATCGATCGACCATGATTGAATTGATGAGCAGGCGGAGCCGGGCGGTCAGGGCGTTCACGCTGGTGGAACTGTTGGTAGTGGTCGCTATCATCGGGATGTTGGTAGGCCTGCTCATCCCCGCTGTGCAAGCGGCGCGTGAGGCGGCGCGACTCGGGCAGTGCCAGAGCCATCTTCGCAACATCGGCTTGGCGACGTTGCAACTGCACGATGCGACCCGCGCCTTTCCGCCGGCGCGACTGCGCTCGCGCGTCGATTACGACGGCAACGCCTGTGAGACCAATCAGCCGTCGTGGCTGGCGCGGATACTGCCCTACGTGGAAGAAGGCGCTGCTGCGGCGGATTGGAACCTTTACGGTTCCTTTAATTCGCACGAGGCTCGGCTTCGGGACCATGCCCCGCCGATCTACGTATGCCCGTCGCGAAGGAGTATCGACCAAGCGGTTGTTGACACGGGGGAGTATGAGCAAGAGTACACCTACCCCTGCGGCTGTAGCTTCACCGAAACGGTGAAGCTCGTCGGCGGTGTGACCGGCGACTACGCCGCGAATCACGGCGACTTCACGGGCGGCTCCTACGGCGACATCTACTCGTACTGGCTCGGTGGCAACGGCACGGGCGTGATTATCTCGAGCAGACCGCTGTGCCGCGATGGCTTACCGAGCGGGTGGCTCGACAAGGTGCGGATGAAGGACCTTGTCGATGGCGTGAGCCACACGGCTCTCGCAGGCGAGATGCATATCCCGCAGGGACGACTTGCGCAGCCGCCAGAGAACGGACCGTTGTACAACGGTCGTGACCTGCCGGCGTTCGCTCGCATCGGCGGGCCGTCGATAGGTATCGCGCGCGGGCCGAATGACGAAACGATCCGGGAGGTTATCGGGTTCGGCAGCTGGCATCAGGGCGTCTGCCCGTTCGTCATGGCGGACGGCTCGGTGCGGGTCGTCGCTAATGAGATCGACACTCAAACGCTCGGGTCGATGTGTCGTCGCAATGATGAGTATGAACTGGACCTAACCGAGTCCCCGTACTTCTAA
- a CDS encoding carboxypeptidase-like regulatory domain-containing protein, with protein MIHRYSQSLPIALLAFTIGCGDGRPPLYPVSGTVRFTTGEPVRNATIEFVPKASGPSPRGRIDADGNFVLGTYKNDDGAQAGDYHVVVVQALPPDAAANTQMLGDEHAGHGRMQVVALKHASPSTSGVSYTVTPPGAQDAEIVVEAR; from the coding sequence ATGATACATCGCTATAGCCAGTCATTGCCGATCGCCCTGCTCGCGTTCACGATAGGTTGCGGCGATGGTCGCCCGCCCCTTTACCCGGTGAGCGGGACCGTCCGATTCACGACGGGCGAGCCGGTGCGTAATGCGACGATCGAGTTTGTGCCGAAGGCGTCGGGTCCATCACCCCGGGGACGTATCGACGCCGACGGGAACTTCGTGCTCGGGACCTATAAGAACGACGACGGCGCGCAGGCGGGCGACTATCACGTTGTGGTCGTTCAAGCGTTGCCACCGGACGCTGCGGCCAACACACAGATGCTGGGTGACGAGCACGCCGGTCACGGTCGCATGCAAGTCGTCGCGTTGAAGCACGCTTCGCCAAGCACCAGCGGCGTGTCGTACACGGTGACGCCGCCGGGCGCTCAGGACGCCGAGATTGTTGTCGAGGCGCGCTAA
- a CDS encoding methyltransferase domain-containing protein, which yields MDYQTTYDQYWRRPDRVGEHSFSQQGVDQVAQEVQRCVGLGKVLDVGCGHGHLVRNLNTRGCDAWGVDVSNVAVDAANETCPGRFRVGDILALPYEDNSFDCVISTDCFEHLLEKDVQPALAELHRVSRGSVYLRIALTADRDNKWHLTIQNREWWEAQCFAVGFRKHPRHFLASPFGCLDAELHRCTIVLSKLPSEANERYTIEALQDERQLHMDMSREPGRRSDAHIVRYYEAARSVRPGDRVLDAACGLGYGSTVITQNSRCASYVGVDNSDYAVDYARANFPSGADDIRFEKGSLPECLEQYDDASFDFIASFETLEHLRDPRPFLQECKRLLTPGGRLMVSVPNDWADETGVDPNPHHFHVYDWSKVLKELRDEGYRIERTVSETVSRRKENGRWTNYGYEWTEHDVEAARGKPGEWCIVLAMKSPFDVSDKAFHNSAFSEAACESPTNVMAYAEQYENPWLVPSLVTRGLRTDRKQLRRDMAQQVLDRRVPNADEAAALCVKAYTLLGDGAAWRDVEDLLQRCEPHTQSRDWDSAKPIETRWAVSLTYVGALLSLQCGQRDRAKQLFEACASLPFLCYAPILATKTVSAALRRAKLALVDHDHEAARTWFTRGVEASRLAATQDWEAIFGDLTRQPLPVFRELAEVVELGAQCMAGLTLLQGAAPGPVYYEQLDASKAADIEALLAYQKVQNDAIQWHQEQMRNLQHAAEFWHARANDKTNPVERVRKRLSRKLKKLQNALLRRPQLQG from the coding sequence GTGGATTACCAGACGACTTACGACCAGTACTGGCGCCGGCCGGACCGTGTTGGAGAGCATTCCTTCTCACAGCAGGGGGTGGATCAGGTAGCGCAAGAAGTCCAGCGCTGCGTCGGGCTCGGTAAGGTCCTCGACGTCGGCTGCGGGCACGGGCATCTGGTTCGCAACCTCAACACTCGCGGCTGCGACGCTTGGGGAGTCGATGTCTCGAACGTCGCCGTCGACGCCGCCAACGAGACTTGCCCCGGCAGGTTTCGCGTTGGGGACATCCTCGCCCTGCCCTATGAGGACAACTCCTTCGATTGCGTCATCAGCACCGACTGCTTCGAGCACCTGCTCGAAAAGGACGTTCAGCCGGCGCTCGCCGAGCTGCATCGGGTGTCGCGGGGTTCGGTCTATTTGCGGATCGCGCTCACTGCCGACCGCGACAACAAGTGGCATCTGACCATTCAGAATCGCGAGTGGTGGGAAGCCCAGTGCTTCGCCGTCGGCTTCCGCAAGCACCCTCGGCACTTCCTGGCGAGCCCCTTCGGCTGCCTCGACGCCGAACTGCACCGCTGCACGATCGTCCTCTCGAAACTCCCCAGCGAGGCCAACGAGCGGTACACGATCGAGGCCCTGCAAGACGAACGGCAGTTGCACATGGACATGAGCCGCGAGCCGGGGCGCCGCTCCGACGCGCACATCGTCCGCTACTACGAGGCCGCGCGTTCGGTGCGGCCCGGCGACCGCGTGCTCGACGCCGCCTGTGGCCTCGGCTACGGCTCGACCGTCATCACGCAGAACTCGCGCTGCGCGTCGTACGTCGGCGTCGACAACAGCGACTACGCCGTTGACTACGCGCGGGCCAACTTCCCCAGCGGCGCCGACGATATCCGTTTCGAGAAGGGCTCGCTCCCCGAGTGCCTGGAGCAATACGACGACGCCTCCTTCGATTTCATCGCCAGCTTCGAAACGCTCGAGCACCTCCGTGACCCACGCCCGTTCTTGCAAGAATGCAAGCGTCTGTTAACGCCGGGCGGGCGATTGATGGTCAGCGTTCCCAACGACTGGGCCGACGAGACGGGCGTCGACCCCAATCCTCATCATTTCCACGTCTACGACTGGAGCAAGGTCCTCAAAGAGCTTCGCGACGAGGGCTATCGGATCGAACGCACCGTCTCCGAGACCGTCAGCCGCCGCAAAGAGAACGGAAGGTGGACGAACTACGGCTACGAGTGGACCGAGCACGACGTCGAGGCCGCTCGCGGCAAGCCCGGCGAATGGTGCATCGTACTGGCGATGAAGAGCCCCTTCGACGTGTCGGACAAGGCGTTCCACAACTCGGCGTTCAGCGAGGCGGCTTGCGAGTCGCCGACGAACGTCATGGCGTACGCCGAGCAGTACGAGAACCCCTGGCTCGTGCCGAGCCTCGTTACGCGTGGCTTGCGGACCGATCGCAAGCAGCTCCGCCGCGACATGGCCCAGCAAGTCCTCGACCGCCGAGTCCCCAACGCCGACGAGGCCGCCGCCCTGTGCGTCAAGGCGTACACGCTGCTCGGCGACGGCGCGGCGTGGCGCGACGTCGAAGACCTCCTGCAACGCTGTGAACCCCACACGCAATCACGCGACTGGGACAGCGCTAAGCCGATCGAGACCCGTTGGGCCGTTTCGCTGACTTACGTCGGCGCTCTACTGTCGCTCCAATGCGGCCAGCGCGATCGGGCCAAACAGCTCTTCGAAGCCTGCGCTTCTCTGCCCTTCCTGTGTTACGCCCCGATCCTCGCCACTAAGACCGTCAGCGCCGCGCTGCGACGCGCGAAGCTCGCGCTCGTCGATCACGACCACGAGGCGGCGCGGACGTGGTTCACACGCGGCGTCGAAGCCAGCCGGCTTGCCGCTACCCAAGACTGGGAAGCGATCTTCGGCGACCTCACACGACAACCCCTGCCGGTGTTCCGGGAGCTGGCCGAGGTAGTCGAACTCGGCGCCCAGTGCATGGCCGGCCTAACGCTCTTGCAAGGTGCCGCTCCGGGCCCGGTCTACTACGAACAGCTCGACGCGTCGAAGGCGGCCGACATCGAAGCCCTGCTCGCCTACCAGAAAGTTCAAAACGACGCGATCCAGTGGCATCAAGAACAGATGCGGAACCTGCAACACGCCGCCGAGTTCTGGCACGCCCGCGCCAATGACAAGACTAACCCCGTCGAGCGCGTACGGAAGCGCCTGTCGCGGAAGCTGAAGAAACTCCAGAACGCCTTACTGAGACGGCCGCAACTGCAGGGTTAA
- a CDS encoding DUF5722 domain-containing protein: MPPWLLSSVLLLALASLCRSEATIEKVTVAANRITIVCDCDGEPELSLREHPLWSDAPIATWLIDGPAKRHTFELQRRPTDGSNERDRLLSRWSVGPAVEEAPASMRYADTVTTAVATPHPTLRSKKGLGGFDVGRGFLSDIEDLGVSTVTVNVMLDFLHNQAAKGRDAFTHAGQQFHIDRGAIARLDKTLQFAADHELLVFAIILLPKPTGEDSPRDAMAHPDYEPEGMFPMPDVTSQRGVTAYSAALEFLAQRYLQSSGPRIHHWILHNKVDAGLVWTNAGKKSLDEFLDLYAKSLRIAHLTARQYDANSRVFASVTHSWTRPEEPRFYAGREVLEGLIARSQAHGDFDWGIAYHPYPQSLFVPETWRDEEAIDSPDSPLVTFKNLGVLVDWARDPVNRFKGEAVRDIYLTEQGFHSRDYSDRELELQSAALAYAWRRLAQHPEIKAMHYHNWIDNRHEGGLRIGLRKFPDDADNPGGVKPIWNLYRDLGEPNEEAAMQFSNKIIESGGDGR, from the coding sequence ATGCCTCCATGGCTTTTAAGCTCGGTCCTCCTCCTCGCTCTCGCTTCACTCTGCCGCAGCGAAGCGACGATTGAGAAGGTGACCGTCGCTGCCAACCGCATCACGATCGTCTGCGATTGCGACGGAGAACCCGAGCTCTCGCTGCGCGAGCATCCGCTCTGGTCAGACGCCCCCATCGCCACGTGGCTTATTGACGGGCCGGCGAAGCGTCACACTTTTGAGTTGCAACGCCGCCCGACGGATGGAAGCAACGAACGCGACCGATTGCTTTCACGCTGGTCGGTCGGGCCGGCAGTCGAAGAAGCCCCTGCTTCGATGCGCTATGCCGACACGGTAACGACCGCCGTCGCAACGCCGCACCCGACGCTACGCAGCAAGAAAGGTCTGGGCGGCTTCGACGTTGGGCGTGGCTTCCTGAGCGACATCGAGGACCTCGGCGTCTCGACCGTCACGGTCAACGTCATGCTCGACTTTCTCCACAACCAAGCCGCCAAAGGGCGCGACGCCTTCACGCACGCCGGACAACAGTTCCACATCGATCGCGGCGCCATCGCCCGGCTCGACAAGACGCTCCAGTTCGCCGCGGATCACGAGCTGCTGGTCTTCGCCATCATCCTCCTGCCCAAACCCACTGGGGAAGATTCGCCGCGCGACGCGATGGCGCATCCCGACTACGAACCCGAGGGGATGTTCCCCATGCCCGACGTCACGTCGCAACGGGGCGTCACGGCATACTCGGCTGCGCTGGAGTTCCTCGCGCAGCGTTACCTCCAAAGCAGTGGCCCGCGTATCCATCACTGGATCCTCCACAACAAGGTTGATGCGGGGCTCGTCTGGACCAACGCCGGCAAAAAGTCACTCGACGAGTTCCTCGACCTCTACGCTAAGTCCCTGCGGATCGCTCACCTTACGGCCCGACAGTACGACGCCAACTCACGCGTCTTCGCCTCGGTGACGCACTCTTGGACGCGACCCGAGGAGCCCCGCTTCTACGCCGGGCGTGAGGTGCTCGAAGGTCTCATTGCTCGCAGCCAAGCGCACGGTGACTTCGACTGGGGGATCGCCTACCACCCCTACCCCCAGTCGCTCTTCGTCCCCGAGACGTGGCGTGATGAAGAGGCGATCGACTCGCCAGACTCGCCACTGGTCACCTTTAAGAACCTCGGCGTCCTCGTTGATTGGGCCCGCGACCCTGTCAACCGCTTCAAGGGCGAAGCCGTCCGCGATATCTACCTCACGGAGCAAGGCTTCCACTCCCGCGACTACAGCGACCGCGAACTCGAGCTGCAATCCGCGGCGCTCGCCTACGCCTGGCGGCGCCTTGCACAGCACCCCGAGATCAAGGCGATGCACTACCACAACTGGATCGACAACCGCCACGAGGGCGGCTTACGCATCGGCCTCCGCAAGTTCCCCGACGACGCGGACAACCCCGGCGGCGTGAAGCCCATCTGGAACCTCTACCGCGACTTGGGTGAGCCGAACGAAGAGGCCGCCATGCAATTCAGCAACAAGATCATCGAGTCGGGCGGCGACGGACGCTGA
- a CDS encoding LysR family transcriptional regulator: MDTEQLRQFLAVARMANITRAADALGISQPALSRSIQRLEEEFGLPLLERKTRSVELTDAGALVERRAEMILGILDDTKAQITDDGRSGRLRLGAIPTIAPYFLPDFLRSFRDKFPAVEIVIQEDTTDNLLTRCKLGEIDLALLALPIAAKYVDTEELFKEELLLATPLDHPLATKKRVTLADVEPYPFVLLGEAHCLTNNIVSFCQQKSFQPVAVEQTSQLATVQELVSLGHGVSMIPAMAWRCDTAPSRVYRSFDGAKPQRTIAMAWNPYRFESRLLVTMREQLRQHCRQITESSPVSRRR, encoded by the coding sequence CTCCGCCAATTCCTCGCCGTCGCCCGGATGGCCAACATCACCCGCGCCGCCGACGCCCTAGGCATCTCGCAGCCGGCGCTGAGCCGCTCGATCCAGCGCCTCGAAGAGGAGTTCGGTCTGCCCTTGCTCGAGCGCAAGACACGCTCCGTCGAACTCACCGACGCCGGCGCGCTCGTCGAACGCCGCGCCGAGATGATCCTCGGCATCCTCGACGACACGAAGGCCCAGATCACCGATGACGGCCGCAGCGGTCGCCTCCGCCTCGGCGCGATCCCCACGATCGCCCCGTACTTCCTGCCCGACTTCCTGCGATCCTTCCGCGACAAGTTCCCCGCCGTCGAGATCGTTATCCAAGAAGACACCACCGACAACCTGTTGACCCGCTGCAAGCTCGGCGAGATCGACCTCGCGCTGCTCGCCTTGCCGATCGCGGCCAAATACGTCGATACCGAGGAGCTGTTCAAAGAAGAGCTGCTGCTCGCCACACCGCTCGACCACCCACTCGCCACCAAAAAGCGCGTGACGCTCGCCGACGTCGAGCCCTACCCCTTCGTGCTGCTCGGCGAAGCGCACTGCCTCACCAACAACATCGTCAGCTTCTGCCAACAGAAGTCGTTCCAGCCGGTGGCCGTCGAACAGACGAGCCAGCTGGCGACCGTGCAAGAACTGGTCTCACTGGGCCACGGCGTCTCGATGATCCCGGCCATGGCGTGGCGCTGCGACACGGCGCCGTCGCGAGTCTACCGCTCGTTCGACGGCGCCAAGCCACAGCGAACCATCGCAATGGCATGGAACCCCTACCGCTTCGAGAGCCGCTTGCTGGTGACGATGCGCGAGCAGCTACGTCAGCACTGCCGCCAGATCACCGAGTCCTCTCCCGTGAGCCGTCGGCGCTAG